AacggttaaaaaatatatataattgaaaTCTTGAAGATTTTTCAGAATTCCTCGTTTCGAACGGTTTTGTTCCCTTGTGGAAATTGAGGATTTAGAGAACATTGACGTTCAGTGGACTATGTATACTCTTTATACCTGCACAAAATAATTTGCTCGTTAGCTCATGCGGTGATAATGTGCTTGTAGCCAACACTGTCCGAAGCTGCCTGTCTTCCCTAGTATCTCTCATCCCGCGGTTGTGATTGCTCGTTCTCTGTTTATCCACATCCAATCGATGCGTGGCGTCATCAGGGGTGCCATTATGACGACTGCCCTATTAAGAATGACAGCTCGAGAGAAAGAGAATGCAATGGTGATCCCTCCCAGGGCTTGTGCCGCACTCTGAAGCGCTCGCCTCGCAGGATCAGAACGtacatccccctctcttctctcctctcatttcaaTCAATTCCTCTACTCTTTTTTCTCCACTCTCACGACTGAATCCCCTCGCCATCCGTAGCCTGCAGTGTCACAGACAGCTTGGCTCTCTCCATAGTGATTTGGCGCCCGTTCATTCCACGCGCGTTTGTTCGTTCGTCGGTAATGGAAAACAGAAAGGAGATGGTGATGCTCGCGGAGGGAGGTCAACTTGGCACGGTGGTTGGCAAGACGGGCTCTAATTTCTCGGAAGCAGTTGGAAGCCCAGCGCAAGAACCGCAAGGAAAGACGGTCCACAGGAACTGCCTGAGCCCGGGTTCTGCACCCTACTCGCGAGACAGAGCGGACGAAGAGGTGGAAGGCGCACAGGGACGCGTGTGCGCTGATGTAAGGCCGGTTGGCATGTCCTCGTCTACCGAGAGACACCGGATAGATCACACCAACAAAGAAACCAGCAGCTCGGACACTGAGTCAGACTTCTATGAGGAAATTGATGTGAGCTGCACGCCAGAAAGCATGGACTACCCCAATGGGAAAGGTAATGAAAAAAACGTCATGACACTATTCATTTCGTTTTCTCAACACATTGCATGGATGTGATTTTGAAGGTGGGAAAATGTAAATTAATGAATGCAATCGATATGACTGTGTAAACATGGTCTATAATCGATTGCTAGTAGCCTATCTCTGTGCATGCAGAGTCCAGAATAATAAAACAAGTAAATTATGGCGTAACATACTCAAGATATTCCGTACGATTGAATTATGGATAGGGAGTGACAATTTACTGAACAtaattgttattgtttttatAACAACGTTAATTTGGAATTAATTAATTTCTCTATAGATTGTTACATCCACACTCATGAGAGATCTCAGCTTGTTATTGGGTTGCACCCCCTTAGCTAGGGTTTTAACCACAGTGTCACTTTTAAAACGAGTTACCCCGGGGCCAGACACCCTGTAGCAAATTAACCAATCTGCATACTGCTAGTAGAGATTTTAAGTAAACAAACCACAAATAAAAATGGCAGACCCCAAAACACTAAAATAGCTTATTAATTCGTTGGTAGACTGATTGGAATTATCTAGGGACCATACCCCAGGAGAACTGACATCAGACTGGTCATGTCTTTATGAAAAAGAGGCTCCAAATGAATTGTCTAATGCTTACCATATGTCTTTTGAGGACCCGCTTTCAAATGAATGGTCCTACATGTTGAACGAATGATTATATATGCTATTATCTTCACATCGGGTTCTGCGTAACATATAACTATCACAATGATGGATTAATATAATTATCCCTTCTGCAGTTAGCTATGGTATTCATTTATCTGGATTATTTTGTTTACTCTAGGCCTACATAGGCTTAATTTATGATGAGATGCATTTTAGCTAGTTGTGGTGCTCTGCTTTCGATTTTTTGTCAACCTCAGCCAAACGAAAAATAAAGGCTGCAGTGACAATTatacaaaaacaaaaataacaaaagaaaACCTGTACAACACTTAATTGTAGGATACTATTGTCATCAAATGTACCTTTAGGCTATTCTATAACTAATAATCTGATTCATGTTTTAAACCCATTCCAGGTCGAAACGGTGATTCCCCCTGCCACCCGAGTGACAGCGGCATGGATCTTGGTAAGATGGGTTCGGGACAGGGCTCGCTGTCCTACGGGGCCGACGCGATGCGACGGTACCGGACAGCATTCACTCGGGAGCAAATCGGTCGGTTGGAGAAGGAATTCTACCGGGAGAATTACGTGTCCAGGCCGAGGAGATGTGAACTGGCGGCTTCACTAAATTTACCAGAGACCACAATCAAGGTAAGATGAGGCTCTTCTGCTTTAACAGTAGCCTATTTCAACATCATAATGTTTCTCTACAACATATAAGCCTATTGCCAATATAAAATATTTGGCATAGAAAGGACATATTTTAGTTGCAAatctaaaaataaaatatgagTTCACTTGAAATCATATCAGACAAATCGAGGCCTAGGCGACTCAGCCTATATTTATGTGGGTTCTCAAAACAATACAGTAAATGCAATTTCACGGGCAATATTGACCTAAATTAAACGTTAATTCATTGTGTTAATGATTAAACAGAAAACATTTAAGGGGCAAGCTTAAGTATCCATTAATGAGCTGGAATTTGCATAGGcctatagtatatatatatatatatatatatatactgagcttgcaaaacattaggaacacgttTCTAATATTGAGccgcacccccttttgccctcagaacagcctcaattcgtcggggcatggacttaACAAGGTGTGGGATGCTGGCCCCTGTTGACTCCAatgcacagttgtgtcaagttggctggatgtcctttgggtggtcggccattcttgatacacacagaaaactgttgagagtgaaaaaccctgcagcgttgcagttcttgacacactcaaacccgTGCACCTGCCTGTCAcctgctaccataccccgttcaaaggcacttacatattttgtcttgcccattcgccctcaaagtcaca
This genomic interval from Oncorhynchus clarkii lewisi isolate Uvic-CL-2024 chromosome 18, UVic_Ocla_1.0, whole genome shotgun sequence contains the following:
- the LOC139372729 gene encoding homeobox protein XHOX-3-like, producing the protein MENRKEMVMLAEGGQLGTVVGKTGSNFSEAVGSPAQEPQGKTVHRNCLSPGSAPYSRDRADEEVEGAQGRVCADVRPVGMSSSTERHRIDHTNKETSSSDTESDFYEEIDVSCTPESMDYPNGKGRNGDSPCHPSDSGMDLGKMGSGQGSLSYGADAMRRYRTAFTREQIGRLEKEFYRENYVSRPRRCELAASLNLPETTIKVWFQNRRMKDKRQRLAMTWPHPADPAFYAYMMNHAAATGNLGYSFPSHLPLPYYSHLGVGAGSASSATPFSNPLRSLDSFRMLSHPYQRPELLCAFRHPSLYPSPAHSLGPGGSPCSCLACHSAQTNGFPQRPTGSDFPCSPTSRTDTFLTFTPSVLSKSSPVTLDQREEVPLTR